Below is a window of Humulus lupulus chromosome 9, drHumLupu1.1, whole genome shotgun sequence DNA.
GGTTTTAGTCAACGGTATGGCTTTGATCTTACTAATACTTTTAGCTCTGTTGTTAAACCTAAAACTACTAGAGTTATACTCACTGTGGCTTTGTTTAAGAATAGGCAAATAAGGCAATTGGATGTTAATACTGTCTTTCTCAATTGTGTGTTGCATGAGGAGGTGTATATGTGCCAGCCACCAGGTTTTATTCAGCCTAAAGCAGAAACAAATGTTTGTAAGTTGCATAAATCCCTTTACAGTTTGAAGCAGACACTTAGGGTCTGGTTTGAAAGGCTTCGGGACACACTATATACTATGAGGTTTATCCGTGCTAAGTTTGAACAGTCACTTTTTGTTTGAAAAACATCAACATATATTTTGTTCATattagtatatgttgatgatatcttaGTTACTGGTAGCTCAAAGGATATGATTGATTAGCTTATTTTCAACCTTCATAATTCTTTTGCTTTAAAAGATCTTGGTGTAGCGCACTATTTTTTGGGCATCGAATTAGTCTATACTGAAGCTGGTTTGCATTTGTCACGGAAAAAGTATCTCATTGATTTGTTATGTAGAGCTAAAATGCAATTTGCAAATGGATTGATATTTCAGAAGAGTGCTTCCCTTGATATGGTTGGTTTTTGTGATGAAGACTGGGCTTCGCACCCATATGACAGGCGATCAACCTCTGGATTCTGTGTGTATATTGGCAACAACATTGTTTCTTGGTCTTTGAAGAAGTAGCACACTGTCTTTCGATCAAGCACAGAAGCTGAATATCGAAGTTTGGCCAATCTTACTACTGAAGTTACATGGTTACAATCTCTTTTTTCTACACTCTACATTCCTCAGTTTAGAACACCAACATTGTGGGGTGATAACTTGAGCACTGTACTCATGGCAGCTAATCCAATTCAACATGCCCATACTAAGCATATTGAATTGCACATTTATTTTGTTCGAGAGAAGGTGGCTCGCAAACTGATCATTGTCAAGCACAATCTTTTAGTTGATCAAAATGCTGACATTTTTACAAAATGTAAGGCAGCTGCTAGGTTTCTATTTCTTCGAACCAAACTTCAAGTGGTTTGTACACCTACTCTAAGTTTGAGAGGGATGTTAGGAGTTAGTTTAGCTAGTTAGTATTCTGTTACAACTATTTGTGTTAGAGGGTTGTTATGACTCTGTACAGCTAAGCTTATAACTAGCTAATGCTATATAATCTCTTCTACCACTCAATTCAATTCAATGAGAATCAATTCATTCTTTCCATTATGTTTTCCTAACAGTAACAATATATATTAGTCATATTTCCCCTACAATGTACTAATGTATTTTTAACTAAAATATAGTCTCTCACATAATAAATGTATACATATAcataaatgtgtatatatatttataccttTGGTTGCAGCATGGAGAGTACAAGCTGAAAAAGCCATAGTTGCGCCAATAGAAGAAATGAAGACAATGCTTCCATTTCCGGAAGCTTTAAAAAGAGGATAACTTAGTTGTGACAAATGAAAAGCAGACTCAAAATTGGTTCCCATTTGAATCGAAAAATCTTCAGCAGATAATTCTGTGGAATTCTTTGCTATTACTCTCCCAGCATTATTTACCTGAAGCTCATGAGAATATATGTGTATAAGATGACGAACTCACAATGAAATTTCAATTGTATTATCTAAtataaaaatttcaaaatattgattaatattaataccaacaATCCTATAGATAATTAGAACTAGTAGTTGTGAGTATTAGTAGCAAGGGTGATTGTCCTCCGTGCATGcatattcactacaagaaaaaagagTTGTAGTGGCGATTCTTGCAGCAATATCTTAGGTTTATGGCACTGATAAGAGGAAGAccccacaaaaaaaaattataaaaagaagagaaaatttaTGTTGTAGGAATTTTCGCAGCTAATAACTTTGAAAAATTGAATGAATTCCACATACAAAGTTTTAGGTTTGTAGGAATTGGTGAATCTATTGCGATGATATATGTTTAGCAAGAATAGTATTCTATAAATCTAGTACATTGTGCTAATACTTCTGCATTTTACAACATTGGAAGTGGAGTTTTAAGGTTTTGAGAGCTATATAGCTATTATACAATAACTAATGTAAGAGCACTTCTAATCGATTCTCTActctatttttcaaaataacttactaaaattctatttttttttaattttatctcAAATTTTTATATTACCTCATATATTGGTTCCTCTATAATTTCtctttataacatttaaatattatattattagatattatttatttatttaaataaaaaataatgagagaatagtaaaaaaataattaaataagtttatAGAATGAATAGTATTTAGTTAAATATGTGGAGAAAGATTTATGTTACTATAGCTTAACATTGTCTTAGCTATTATACATCATTTCCTAGAAGTGTTGTTTTTTGGATTTTGAGCTATATTTTACATATTAGTTATTATACATAATTATTGGCAGTGCTCTGGTCTCACAGGACAAAAGTTGGACACTTCATTAAATGGCTGTTGAAAGTCATTTTCGTATGATTAGGCAAATAATTAATCAAGAAAATTAATTAGGGATAAAACTTACAAGAATGTTGAGCTTTCCTTGGAAAATAGAAGACACAGTTTCCATAAGTTTCTCTCTTTGGTCTCTGTATAAGACATCACACACTGAACCAGTTACTTTGAAACCCTTCTTTTTCCACTCTTCCAAACACTGCTCCATCTCACTTTCTTTGCGACAACAGGTGTGAACTATGGCTCCAAATCTTGCTAGTTCTTCCACTATGGCatgcctaaaaccaagttctgtATTTATATTAGTTAAGCAATAATATATACTATAGCCaaattaatcatatatatatatatatattaagttacATACCCTATGCCACGAGATCCACCGGTGACCAGAGCTGTTTTTCCCTGAAGACTCCATCTCTCGTCCGTAGACATGTTCTTTGGTTCAGCCATGTTCATCTATTGATCTTGTCGTCTTTTTAACTTTGCCTTTTTCTGATTATCAGTTTGTATTTATTTAGTTGtccaaaagaaataaaaataattaagtatttgtGGTCACTGCACGTTGTCCACAAAATATGTACGATAGAGATTTCTAGAATCCCTCTTTATCAAAATATAAGAAATCACGCcgacaatataaatatatataaatgaaatcaGTCAATCTAGTCCATACATTTTTTGTCTCTACTATCAAATTACAGGATAGGAAATCACTCAATCTCGTCCAtacaatttattttttcaatcttTTGCTTACTAGGGACTAGCTCAAATAGTTCGGGTGGCGATTTGGGTTTTCACACGACAACAAGGCTAAAAAATGACATGATTTTTGCAGGTTAGATTGGGGAAATTAAGTGCACGATCGAAAACAGGTCAGACCCGTTTGACATGACATTTTTCTGAGTCGGATTAAAGGTAACTCATGTGACACGAAACTATCAAGAATTGACCCATTTGTGTTCAGTTTAtagttaaaatattatttattttccaTAAAAAATAAATCTAAAGTAGAAAGAAAAGTCCTTAAAATAATATAGCATAATTAATACACACTTATaactaattaatattaaaaatttgttTACTGTGTTGATATTTCGTGATAAATTGTTTAATTCAACAATTTTGTTTATTAGAAACTTTATATATTTCTATGTAGTGTAATAGTTAAATGAATGAAACAAATTGATGCAATAATAAATGTAAAATAAATGTGATACTAATCATGTCAATCTACAAGTAGTATGAGATGGGTTTGGTAGACACGTGAACACGACGAGTCGAGTTAGGGTTGAGATTTTTTGACACGAAACATAAACGGGTCGGGTTAGGGTTGACTAATTAGACATGCCAACTCGACATGACACGACACGAACACAACACAATGACACGAATTGCCGCCCATATCAAGTAATTAGTTGTTGGGTATAtctcaattatatattatatatattggcCTACAACATCTTGCTCAAGAGACcaaccctgattgggctgggggcagcgACATCTGTGAGGCACTTAGCACTAAAATTCCCAACTCCAAGTGTAATTGGGAAACTGAAGGGAGatcaatattattttataatataatgttttagactaaataaatgtgacaaagagtgccacatattgtaacatataatagagagttacaatatttagatatatgtgaatatccaaatatgtaacatatttagtgttacaaatttagtcacaaatttgtaacttccaaatattgctcattattgtgtagatttgttattacataatattgagatgaatttcttaaagtcatatgtgaaatggctgttagagatatgattttaacccaataatgtgttttgggggttacaaaatcaattgggagtgtattggaaccgtttggaaaaacaacacatttttgtgtgctgCAATTGGTCAGTGGCGGCGGCCTGGAGAACAGAGACCAGTGGTCGCGGTCACTGATTTTTCTGGCCGCGGCCATTGGTGCTTAACTgtccaacttttttttttctttctgtttttCCACCCTTTTTGAACgcctccaaaaacccaaataactctcaaatctcatttttaattccagaAACATCCAATTAACcattggtgatccccaacactcttcactttggttgtgtgagtgagagtttcttggtTTTAGTTCTTGTTCTTACTTTTTCTTGTATTGATTTTCTTCTCattattcttgttctatttactcgtatttttgtttagttgtgatctttttatttcttttgtttcaaacacttttactttatttgtatcattttgcttagagttgtatttctccattctcttcttctaattcttctattgtttatttgtattttcagtcatagagttgtaacactatttaatcaataattatttatctgtaatattttgtctagagttgtaattttcttaccaatttccattgattCAACAtacattttcctaacattcaaaagctcattcctttgtttgttTCACTGGAAGGTGAGATTATcaagatcatgaatcaagacctagtgagattggatagatttgatgggtccaatttcactagatggcaagacaaggtgagatttctcttgaccactctcaagattgcctacatcctagagtccactctagaacctctcccaacggcatccgacaaggacactcccagggaggtggagaaaagaaggaagagggaggaggacaatctcctttgtaggggtcatatcctcaacgcccttttcgataggctctatgacctctacaccaagaCCAAATCGACAAAGgaaatatgggatgcacttgagacaaaattcaaggcagaagaggaaggtacccaaaagtttttgatatctcaatattttgatttcaagttttttggtgataaacctattcttcctcaaatacaagaattgcaaataattgttaacaaattgaaagttttgaagattgagcttctcgaggcctttcaagttggtgctatagtggctaaattaccaccaacttggaagagctataggaaaagaatccttcataaaaatgaggattattctttggaggaaatccaaaagcatatttgaatcgaggaggaatcgatatgtagagataaacttgtggagggttctaatggagagacttccaaagcaaatgcggtgtcacaaccaaaacattccaaaaacaaagggaaaggaaaaaagggtaacgagacatccttgggtccaagaacAAACCCAAATAAGTTCAAGAGCGAGAAAGGTCCTTgatttgtgtgtgggaaaaatggtcactatgctagagagtgtaagcatagaaaagaccaacaaggacctaaggtaaatgcaactcaagaggagaatatagttgctacccttagtaaggtgaatgcggtccaagtcaaggtgaaagggtggtggtatgatacatgtgacACCGTCCATGtaacctatgacaaatcattgttcaatacctttgaagagtcaaagggaaagcatgagattcaaatgggcaatgagggaaaatccaaggtacttggcaaaggtatttgttgacgcggttcttcgccaacaggtaattaagaaaataagagaaagatattagtgcttaataatgaaccgaaacagatgaatgatctttagatggactgatgacacaattacgtttttaggtggttcaaaggttaaaatccttctactccaccagccaatattattggtgtatttctggtattctttacagggtatttcattacacaatagaatccaaccctttccaactcccagggtcttcatatttataggagagggcacctgagagttggtaaggggggtcatcccgtgacccttttacccatcatgtcacttctgtgacactcatgattaatttctaaaacctgacaaatgaattgtggtctaatcaataggtaagggggataatgggccgcacggcctaacccagtcgtgggtccctgaatacgcacattcatgctgcgtgtccgagaattcagggatatatcagacacgtgatgtctgatatatgcacgtttacattgcgtggttgactttataaaagttCATAGCATCCAACTCCAACTCGTACcccgagctggatgcctcctcgacctgcggccttcatagtcctaactcggtccttaagtaatcttggcgaacctttggatacctcgagctaacaaggtaggacctgacgccagcagctccggtcatgggggatccacgtggctgatataattaggccatacctcagctcgctaatagccagttggaaaatcagggcgtacatttgcccctcaagcccctgctcgtggtacatgacGCCACTTGGGACCACAGtaagggcttttaggcttctccaagGACCCTCCATATTCCGCccattacgcaggcgccgaatacatggagcatcgtggttggtgacggtacgtcttccgagaaccacattaaatggcctagcctatgctcaGCTGTCATTTTGCCTTTCGAGTGGggagcctcggatcccacatcagggtgATCCAATGGCCCCCCTCTCATGgtctttcacgtatataaaaggggtggccaccccacgcatgggccacccatttttttgaaaattttctgaactttccattttcttctctcttctcatcctcaaaagaaaaaccctcttcctCCCGGCCACCGTTCCCAACATTCCAGAAGGTCAGGTGCAAGggttcctttgaggttttggaacCAATCATTCCGTCGAGgaccccaacccagacgaccccttcatccttCCCACAGCACAATACGTCATAAGTTTTCTGACTGTGCAtgctttaaaaatttatttttcttactGTATCTtaggtaaatagttcctgtagcGGCATGCACTGAGTTGTGGGTTTTTAGTTTAGGGCATCGATTATAggagaaaaccatttaggaaccTGGCTCTtagggtgcgttttctggggaaattttttgggtaggatttttgggtatgcttgtttaaaatatccagcattttgggtgcaaaaccgggtagcttaggtgacacgcttcacaggcggtttcgCATTTCTTGCctaaaactttccttccaaggcaaacctttatcctgaccctcctgacacacgaattccgagtaatatgggatctgttaggagcataggcgcatgttcatagaaccgcgtagtctcactctccacgggctgagattacctcagcccgtgtaaatgAAACACCTTCAAATTCTTTCTTATGctcaggtcgccttttctaaaatttcttcttttgttcgctaggcgaccagatgggacccaagaagaacgctcccaagaagaccgcacgcagctcgtcctcccaacagtccaaaggaaaggaggtgatgacagactcccccaTCCCCGCTTTCGGGCCGGCGGTGGAGCGGGAGATCAAGGTGGCGCCcgatgccttcttcgaggctgagaggatagtttcgaagatcaccgaccaggggaaaatgaataagatattcctttcccacaacatcgagctggggaggggcaccctaattgcccgacctcccctggaaggtgagcggagctgggCACCGCTCGATGAAGAATTCGcagcttggagtgacgagcacttcaaggctggggccttcctcccactggatcaatacttcgctgacttcctcaactacgtgaagttggctcctttccagctcccccccaacttctaccgtttgttggcggggttgagatatctgttcttgagaCAGGAGTGGGAGATCCCCACTCCGGTAGATATCctctattttttctgcctcaaggccagcccagagcagcgagggcaaggcgacgggttctacaAATTGACCCTATTTCCAAATAaagctgcggtcatcgagctgcccagccaccccaacgacttcaaagaccaattctttatgtccaaggggtttcgcaactgcaaacagcactacttcaaccgtcctcgtaagtacatTTTACTCTTtactcgtaagttaagtattggttaGCTCCCCCCTCTATCCATTTCTGACatagaataattctgcagccatttttgcgaggacagacaagtctgtgatccttgggagtcagtacgagacactggcgggcttgccccccagtgaaaaggactatcgccagctcgtgacagacgagacgatgctgggaTGCAAACTGATCTCCCCGGGCCAGACTTTGAACCTGAGGAGACCGCGGGGACCTCCCctagctcgcgagatgaggcccattcccgaggaggaggccgagggaggagacgaggacgaggaggatgaggtgcccctcgtgaggcggaAGAGGGCGTGGGACGTCGTCCAAGAAGCCAACATtgagagggcccagtccggggcagcagccgacccctctgacaaaggtaacccatatctatttaggaatttagatagggccaccgcagatccccggctagctaggtttaatcccaaccagcccgtccaGCGCCACCGAAGCGACCCTGACCTTGACATAACCCGGCttcattgtgtcgaccggctcgtgctagattacaaaagtagccgccctaggggtattgtattcgtagacaacaccttagcctttaggtcggccttatttgaggagtacaggatcaaccttcggtcatggccatcactccgggagggtaccgtagctcgaggtcttaggcagtatgtagaagagtctagtcctgagccaaaTTCGGACCCAGAGCCCGAGCCAGCTCGCGTAATCATTGACTTAGATTTCCCAGCAGTAGCTCCaaggccgatggtcgtgaccatagattcctctcctAGCTCGGGAGGTAGGATCCCTTACGATACATGTTTTTGGATTCTGTTctccttatctttgttgtttttgcataaatgctaacttgtgtactaacaatgtctttgttttgccagaggagatgtctcaacCCAGGAACAAAGATTTGCGGGCTAAGTTCGCCGGAGGGAGCTCCTCCGCTGGGGCTTCCAGGCCCATGGTGAAGAAACTCTGGATGGCAAAGAAAGCCGTCGGGACATCATCCAaatcccctgcaaaggggaaagaccagggcCCGGCTGCCCTGGCCAAGGTACCTCCTCCCCCgccagtggagaagatgcccccgccccctcctcGAGCTCTGTCCCCTGCTCGGGACATGGAGGTGGAGGCCGGGACTCTGATGGCCGTAGTCCCATATGTGCGCATTCCCAT
It encodes the following:
- the LOC133801351 gene encoding tropinone reductase homolog At5g06060-like isoform X1, coding for MNMAEPKNMSTDERWSLQGKTALVTGGSRGIGHAIVEELARFGAIVHTCCRKESEMEQCLEEWKKKGFKVTGSVCDVLYRDQREKLMETVSSIFQGKLNILVNNAGRVIAKNSTELSAEDFSIQMGTNFESAFHLSQLSYPLFKASGNGSIVFISSIGATMAFSACTLHAATKGAMNQITKNLACEWAKDNIRANAVAPGLTRTTMLENYSDNLEKGASGQYIDRTPIRRLGEPNEISSMVAFLCLPAASFVTGQVITVDGGFTVNGFPISSSPGQ
- the LOC133801351 gene encoding tropinone reductase-like isoform X2, which encodes MEQCLEEWKKKGFKVTGSVCDVLYRDQREKLMETVSSIFQGKLNILVNNAGRVIAKNSTELSAEDFSIQMGTNFESAFHLSQLSYPLFKASGNGSIVFISSIGATMAFSACTLHAATKGAMNQITKNLACEWAKDNIRANAVAPGLTRTTMLENYSDNLEKGASGQYIDRTPIRRLGEPNEISSMVAFLCLPAASFVTGQVITVDGGFTVNGFPISSSPGQ